The proteins below are encoded in one region of Streptomyces roseirectus:
- a CDS encoding L-rhamnose mutarotase, protein MRIALHTKVRADRVEEYDAAHREVPVELTDAIRAAGATSWTIWRSGTDLFHVLECEDYGRLLAELEKLPVNVAWQARMAELLDVVHDYSAGGADAGLPVVWELP, encoded by the coding sequence GTGAGGATCGCCCTGCACACCAAGGTCCGCGCCGACCGCGTCGAGGAGTACGACGCCGCCCACCGGGAGGTGCCCGTCGAACTGACGGACGCGATCCGTGCCGCCGGGGCCACCTCCTGGACCATCTGGCGAAGTGGCACCGATCTCTTCCACGTCCTGGAATGCGAGGACTACGGCCGCCTCCTCGCCGAGCTGGAGAAACTGCCGGTCAACGTGGCCTGGCAGGCGCGGATGGCCGAACTCCTCGACGTCGTCCACGACTACTCCGCGGGAGGGGCGGACGCCGGGCTGCCGGTCGTCTGGGAGCTGCCGTGA
- a CDS encoding Fpg/Nei family DNA glycosylase — translation MPELPEVEALKDFLVEHLVGREVVRVLPVAISVLKTYDPPVTEVEGREVVGVRRYGKFLGVGTGGGPYLVTHLARAGWLHWRDRLPDGMPRPGKGPLALRVALETGAGFDLTEAGTQKKLAVYVVRDPREVPGVARLGPDPLAEGFDEARLAGLLAGERRQLKGALRDQSLIAGVGNAYSDEILHAARMSPFKLASSLTPQETHALYEALRTTLSDAVERSRGVAAGRLKAEKRSGLRVHGRAGEPCPVCGDTIREVSFSDSSLQYCPTCQTGGRPLADRRLSRLLK, via the coding sequence ATGCCCGAGCTACCCGAGGTCGAGGCCCTGAAGGACTTCCTCGTCGAGCATCTGGTCGGTCGTGAGGTCGTCCGGGTGCTGCCTGTCGCGATCAGTGTGCTGAAGACGTACGACCCGCCGGTGACGGAGGTCGAGGGGCGGGAGGTCGTCGGGGTGCGGCGGTACGGGAAGTTTCTCGGGGTCGGGACCGGTGGGGGGCCGTATCTCGTCACGCATCTCGCCCGGGCGGGGTGGCTGCACTGGCGGGATCGGCTGCCCGACGGGATGCCCCGGCCGGGGAAGGGGCCGCTGGCGTTGCGGGTCGCGTTGGAGACGGGGGCGGGGTTCGACCTGACCGAGGCGGGGACGCAGAAGAAGCTCGCGGTGTATGTCGTGCGGGATCCGCGGGAGGTGCCGGGAGTCGCGCGGCTGGGCCCCGATCCGCTGGCGGAGGGGTTCGACGAGGCGCGGCTGGCCGGGCTGCTCGCGGGGGAGCGGCGGCAGCTCAAGGGGGCGCTGCGGGACCAGAGCCTGATCGCGGGCGTCGGCAACGCCTACAGCGACGAGATCCTGCACGCGGCCCGCATGTCCCCGTTCAAGCTGGCGTCCTCGCTCACGCCGCAGGAGACACACGCGCTGTACGAGGCGCTGCGCACCACACTGAGCGACGCCGTGGAGCGCTCCCGAGGCGTGGCCGCCGGACGGCTCAAGGCCGAGAAGAGGAGCGGGCTGCGCGTGCACGGCAGGGCCGGCGAACCGTGCCCGGTCTGCGGGGACACGATCCGCGAGGTCTCCTTCAGCGACTCCTCGCTCCAGTACTGCCCCACCTGCCAGACGGGCGGCAGACCACTGGCCGACCGCAGGCTGTCGCGCCTGCTCAAGTGA
- a CDS encoding CapA family protein, which yields MNTRRPLALAVTVLLAVAACQVQESREEKRPAPGRPAPSAPPARTGFTLVATGDVLPHTSVIERARFDAGGRGHDFRPMLDGVRALVSRADLALCHMETVYGANGDYTGYPAFKSPPEIAEGLAATGYDGCSTASNHSLDDGPAGVRRTLDALDGAGVRHAGTARTPEEATTPTLLRAGRATVAHLAYTYGTNGYPLPQGQPWSVNLIDEARVVADARAARRAGADVVVVSLHWGTEWQDAPDDRQLTLARTLTASHTAGRPDVDLILGTHAHVPQAYEKVNGTWVVYGMGDQIAGEMVNHQGQRDPRGNQSTVARFTFAPPATPGARWNVTRAEFVPQLFDIDAGRVLDLNHALAQGADVRGVRDRIRDVVLSRGAASDGLTMAE from the coding sequence GTGAACACACGCAGACCGCTGGCCCTCGCCGTCACCGTCCTCCTCGCGGTGGCCGCCTGCCAGGTCCAGGAGTCCCGCGAGGAGAAACGGCCCGCGCCGGGCAGGCCGGCCCCCTCCGCGCCCCCCGCCCGCACCGGCTTCACCCTCGTCGCCACCGGCGACGTCCTCCCGCACACCTCGGTCATCGAACGCGCCCGCTTCGACGCCGGCGGCCGGGGCCACGACTTCCGCCCCATGCTCGACGGCGTCCGCGCGCTCGTCTCCCGCGCCGACCTCGCCCTGTGCCACATGGAGACGGTGTACGGCGCGAACGGTGACTACACCGGCTACCCCGCGTTCAAGTCCCCGCCGGAGATCGCCGAGGGCCTGGCCGCGACCGGCTACGACGGCTGCTCCACCGCCTCCAACCACAGCCTCGACGACGGCCCGGCCGGCGTGCGCCGCACCCTCGACGCCCTCGACGGCGCCGGCGTCCGCCACGCGGGCACCGCCCGCACCCCCGAGGAGGCCACCACCCCGACCCTCCTGCGCGCGGGCCGCGCCACCGTCGCCCACCTCGCCTACACCTACGGCACCAACGGCTACCCCCTCCCGCAGGGCCAACCCTGGAGCGTCAACCTCATCGACGAGGCCCGCGTCGTCGCCGACGCCCGCGCCGCGCGCAGGGCCGGCGCCGACGTCGTGGTCGTCTCCCTGCACTGGGGCACCGAATGGCAGGACGCCCCCGACGACCGTCAGCTCACCCTGGCCCGCACCCTCACCGCGTCGCACACCGCGGGACGCCCCGACGTCGACCTGATCCTCGGCACGCACGCCCACGTCCCCCAGGCGTACGAGAAGGTCAACGGCACCTGGGTCGTCTACGGCATGGGCGACCAGATCGCGGGCGAGATGGTCAACCACCAGGGACAGCGGGACCCGCGCGGCAACCAGTCCACCGTCGCCCGCTTCACCTTCGCCCCGCCCGCCACCCCCGGCGCCCGCTGGAATGTCACCCGGGCCGAGTTCGTGCCCCAGTTGTTCGACATCGACGCCGGCCGCGTCCTCGACCTGAACCACGCCCTCGCCCAGGGCGCCGACGTCCGGGGCGTCCGCGACCGGATCAGGGACGTCGTCCTCAGCCGGGGCGCCGCCAGCGACGGCCTCACCATGGCCGAGTGA
- a CDS encoding SDR family NAD(P)-dependent oxidoreductase, translating into MNDFEGLSALVTGGASGIGRATADLLAERGARVAVLDLDPSGVDKPLFAHRADVSDDASVRAAVEAAVADLGGLDILINNAGIGAQGTVEDNDDTEWHRVWDVNVVGMVRTARAALPHLRASSHAAIVNTCSVAATAGLPQRALYSATKGAVLSLTLAMAADHLREGVRVNCVNPGTADTPWIGRLLDAAPDPAAERAALEARQPTGRLVSAAEVAAAIAYLASPLAGATTGTSLAVDGGMQGLRLRPVGQ; encoded by the coding sequence ATGAACGACTTCGAGGGGCTTTCGGCGCTGGTCACGGGCGGCGCCTCCGGCATCGGCCGGGCCACGGCCGACCTGCTGGCGGAGCGCGGCGCACGCGTCGCGGTCCTCGACCTCGACCCGTCCGGCGTCGACAAACCCCTGTTCGCCCACCGCGCCGACGTCAGCGACGACGCCTCCGTGCGCGCCGCCGTCGAGGCCGCCGTCGCCGACCTCGGCGGCCTGGACATCCTGATCAACAACGCGGGGATCGGCGCGCAGGGCACCGTCGAGGACAACGACGACACCGAGTGGCACCGCGTCTGGGACGTCAACGTCGTCGGCATGGTCCGCACCGCGCGCGCGGCCCTGCCCCACCTGCGCGCCTCGTCGCACGCGGCGATCGTCAACACCTGCTCCGTCGCCGCGACCGCCGGACTGCCCCAACGGGCCCTCTACAGCGCCACGAAGGGCGCGGTCCTCTCCCTCACCCTCGCCATGGCCGCCGACCACCTCCGCGAGGGCGTCCGCGTCAACTGCGTCAACCCCGGTACGGCGGACACCCCTTGGATCGGCCGGCTGCTGGACGCCGCACCCGACCCGGCCGCCGAACGCGCCGCCCTGGAGGCCCGCCAGCCCACCGGACGCCTGGTCAGCGCCGCCGAAGTCGCCGCCGCCATCGCCTACTTGGCGAGCCCCCTCGCGGGCGCGACGACCGGCACCTCCCTCGCGGTCGACGGCGGCATGCAGGGGCTGCGCCTGCGACCGGTGGGCCAGTGA
- a CDS encoding zf-HC2 domain-containing protein, which yields MRSLEQHVDVGAYALGVLDEAEAFRFEDHLMECPRCAAQVTEFGPTTRQLMLYRRATPRSVHPFAGPGPRLLDKLLGEVAARRRAVRRRFLYGLAASVVVALAGPALMMAVGGGEGTQAVASGQVKIAATDAKSGVWARVTAADKAWGADIEVEVKDGAGPRSCRLVIVGRDGSEQTATGWMVPDHDARPTTMHGGTAMHTGDIAFYDVREGDQTLLRIPAGS from the coding sequence ATGAGGTCCCTGGAACAGCATGTGGACGTCGGCGCGTACGCGCTCGGTGTCCTGGACGAAGCGGAAGCCTTCCGCTTCGAGGACCACCTCATGGAGTGTCCTCGGTGCGCGGCTCAGGTCACGGAGTTCGGGCCCACGACCCGGCAGTTGATGCTGTACCGGCGGGCCACCCCGCGTTCGGTGCACCCCTTCGCGGGGCCCGGCCCCCGGCTGCTGGACAAGCTGCTCGGCGAGGTCGCGGCCCGGCGCCGCGCGGTGCGCCGGCGGTTCCTGTACGGGCTGGCCGCGTCCGTCGTCGTCGCGCTGGCCGGGCCCGCGCTGATGATGGCGGTCGGGGGCGGGGAGGGGACTCAGGCCGTGGCGAGCGGTCAGGTGAAGATCGCCGCGACCGACGCGAAGTCCGGGGTGTGGGCCCGGGTGACCGCCGCCGACAAGGCGTGGGGCGCGGACATCGAGGTCGAGGTCAAGGACGGCGCGGGGCCGCGTTCCTGCCGTCTCGTCATCGTCGGCCGCGACGGCAGCGAGCAGACGGCGACCGGGTGGATGGTCCCCGACCACGATGCCCGGCCCACCACGATGCACGGGGGGACGGCGATGCACACCGGGGACATCGCCTTCTACGACGTGCGCGAAGGCGATCAGACGCTGCTGCGGATCCCGGCGGGGTCGTGA
- a CDS encoding sigma-70 family RNA polymerase sigma factor has protein sequence MTATLTQPKTTAEHELAALQREHGRPLFALLLRLSDGDRQRAEDLVQETLVRAWQHPEALRADDFDSVRPWLMTVGRRLAIDARRARQARPAEVGDAVLEHAPVCADHAERAAAALDVREAVKTLTPEHREVLVLVYFQGASVAEAAEILGIPPGTVKSRAYYALRALRRVLPGYAADLR, from the coding sequence ATGACCGCCACACTCACGCAGCCGAAGACGACCGCTGAGCATGAACTCGCCGCGCTCCAGCGGGAACACGGGCGGCCCCTCTTCGCGCTGCTGCTGCGCCTGAGCGACGGCGACCGGCAGCGCGCGGAGGACCTCGTCCAGGAGACCCTGGTCCGGGCGTGGCAGCACCCCGAGGCCCTGCGGGCGGACGACTTCGACTCCGTGCGGCCCTGGCTGATGACCGTCGGCCGGCGGCTCGCGATCGACGCGCGGCGGGCCCGGCAGGCACGGCCGGCCGAGGTGGGCGACGCGGTGCTGGAACACGCTCCGGTCTGCGCCGACCACGCGGAGCGCGCCGCCGCCGCCCTCGACGTCCGCGAGGCTGTGAAGACTCTCACTCCCGAACACCGTGAAGTCCTGGTGCTCGTGTACTTCCAGGGGGCGAGTGTGGCGGAGGCCGCCGAGATACTGGGCATCCCTCCCGGTACCGTGAAGTCCCGCGCGTACTACGCGCTGCGCGCCCTGCGCCGGGTCCTTCCGGGTTACGCGGCCGACCTGCGCTGA
- a CDS encoding SpoIIE family protein phosphatase encodes MPDDWPAHPDPILALNRMGSFDWDLDAGQFHMDARAHEIFDLRPEEYDGRPETLGIRVPRAEGERLDTLVAQAIKDGSENYGCYFRLRLRDGTLRWTHTQGYIRRDKTGRPRRIIGIVRDATQELDDLARRHEETTRDDARREQTNVVQLTTAALAHARTVQDVIDVLKDTQGLTHLGATSLVMGLVEAGRIRLVAEGPEGSFVPGTLVTRIDEPYPMSEVVRTLTPRFIESPEEFAAGYPVLWPHLAGLRITSAAYLPLIVQARPIGAMGLLYGDRRGFTPEERNILVALGSSIAQSLQRAMFYEQEKDIAQGLQQAMLPRTIPSVPGAEIAVRYRAATIGGLLGRDIGGDWYDLIPLPAGRVGAVIGDVQGHDTHAAAVMGQLRIVLKAYASEGHPPGTVMARASLFLHALDTDRFATCLYAEADLATGVVQVVRAGHIDPLLRAADGTCRRLTVPGGLPLGLSAEFGGLAYPVSTLELDPGDLLVLCTDGLVEQPGADLDDGMRLLTALVADGPDDVRGLADRLIEVAEERGGDDDVALLLLRRRCLDAPRAGGRLQQHVTPGDPDALVQARHMIRAAVRAWGARARADDVELAADELITNALMHTEGAAVVTLRVVLADPSRRLRVEVEDTSSALPRPRDPATAGVSGRGLLLVDLLADAWGVEARGGGKCVWCEFALPEAGERGAG; translated from the coding sequence ATGCCGGACGACTGGCCCGCCCATCCGGACCCGATCCTGGCGCTCAACCGCATGGGCAGCTTCGACTGGGACCTGGACGCCGGGCAGTTCCACATGGACGCGCGGGCCCACGAGATCTTCGACCTGCGCCCTGAGGAATACGACGGGAGACCGGAGACACTGGGCATCCGGGTGCCGAGGGCGGAGGGCGAACGGCTGGACACGCTGGTCGCCCAGGCGATCAAGGACGGCAGTGAGAACTACGGCTGCTACTTCCGGCTCCGGCTGCGCGACGGCACCCTGCGCTGGACCCACACCCAGGGCTACATCCGCCGCGACAAGACCGGCCGCCCCCGCCGGATCATCGGCATCGTCCGGGACGCCACCCAGGAACTCGACGACCTCGCCCGCCGCCACGAGGAGACCACCCGGGACGACGCGCGCCGCGAGCAGACGAACGTCGTCCAGCTCACCACGGCCGCCCTCGCACACGCGCGGACCGTGCAGGACGTCATCGACGTCCTCAAGGACACCCAGGGCCTCACCCACCTCGGCGCCACCAGCCTCGTCATGGGCCTCGTCGAGGCGGGCCGCATCCGGCTGGTCGCCGAGGGGCCCGAGGGCAGCTTCGTGCCCGGCACGCTCGTCACCCGGATCGACGAGCCGTACCCGATGAGCGAGGTCGTCCGCACGCTCACCCCCCGCTTCATCGAGTCGCCGGAGGAGTTCGCGGCCGGCTACCCCGTGCTGTGGCCGCACCTCGCCGGCCTGCGGATCACCTCCGCCGCCTACCTCCCGCTGATCGTGCAGGCCCGCCCGATCGGCGCGATGGGCCTCCTCTACGGCGACCGGCGCGGCTTCACCCCCGAGGAGCGCAACATCCTCGTCGCGCTCGGCTCGAGCATCGCGCAGAGCCTCCAGCGGGCCATGTTCTACGAGCAGGAGAAGGACATCGCGCAGGGCCTCCAGCAGGCCATGCTGCCGCGCACGATCCCCAGCGTCCCCGGCGCCGAGATCGCCGTCCGCTACCGGGCCGCGACCATCGGCGGGCTGCTCGGCCGGGACATCGGCGGCGACTGGTACGACCTGATCCCGCTGCCCGCCGGCCGGGTCGGCGCGGTCATCGGCGACGTCCAGGGCCACGACACGCACGCGGCGGCCGTCATGGGCCAGCTCCGCATCGTCCTCAAGGCGTACGCGTCCGAGGGACACCCGCCGGGCACGGTCATGGCGCGCGCCTCGCTGTTCCTGCACGCCCTCGACACCGACCGCTTCGCGACCTGCCTGTACGCCGAGGCGGACCTCGCGACCGGCGTCGTCCAGGTGGTGCGCGCCGGACACATCGACCCCCTGCTGCGCGCCGCCGACGGCACCTGCCGCCGCCTCACCGTCCCCGGCGGGCTGCCGCTCGGCCTCTCGGCGGAGTTCGGCGGCCTCGCCTACCCCGTCAGCACCCTGGAACTCGACCCCGGCGACCTGCTCGTGCTGTGCACCGACGGCCTCGTCGAGCAGCCGGGCGCCGACCTCGACGACGGCATGCGCCTCCTGACGGCCCTGGTCGCCGACGGCCCGGACGACGTACGCGGCCTCGCCGACCGGCTGATCGAGGTCGCCGAGGAACGCGGCGGGGACGACGACGTCGCGCTGCTCCTGCTGCGCCGCCGCTGCCTCGACGCCCCGCGCGCGGGCGGCCGTCTCCAGCAGCACGTCACCCCGGGCGACCCCGACGCGCTCGTCCAGGCCCGGCACATGATCCGCGCCGCCGTCCGCGCCTGGGGCGCCCGCGCCCGCGCCGACGACGTCGAACTGGCCGCCGACGAACTGATCACCAACGCCCTCATGCACACCGAGGGCGCGGCCGTCGTCACCCTCCGCGTCGTCCTCGCCGACCCCTCCCGCCGGCTCCGCGTCGAGGTCGAGGACACCTCCAGCGCCCTCCCACGCCCCCGCGACCCCGCCACCGCCGGCGTCTCCGGCCGCGGCCTCCTCCTCGTCGACCTCCTCGCCGACGCATGGGGCGTGGAGGCACGGGGCGGCGGCAAATGCGTGTGGTGCGAGTTCGCGCTGCCGGAGGCGGGAGAGCGCGGGGCAGGGTGA
- a CDS encoding aldo/keto reductase, translating into MNRLGRTDVRVTPLGFGAAGIGNLFAPVTDEQAGEAITAAWDKGIRYFDTAPHYGLGLSERRLGAALRERPRAEFTVSTKVGRLLEPADGTGDDLAEGGFAVPATHRRVWDFSADGVRRSLEASLDRLGLDHVDIVYLHDPDDHAGQAFDEGYPALERLRSEGVVGAIGAGMNQTAMLTRFVRDTDVDVVLCAGRYTLLDRGALDDLLPAAEERGVSVVIGGAFNSGLLADPKPGATYNYTAAPPELVRRAQYLKSLAERHGSTLRAAALAFCAAHPAVASVLVGARSADQVLDGAEQFATPVPDAFWKEAGLS; encoded by the coding sequence GTGAACCGCCTGGGCCGCACCGACGTCCGGGTCACGCCCCTCGGCTTCGGCGCGGCGGGCATCGGCAACCTCTTCGCCCCAGTAACCGACGAACAGGCGGGCGAGGCGATAACCGCCGCCTGGGACAAGGGGATCCGCTACTTCGACACCGCCCCCCACTACGGCCTCGGCCTGTCCGAACGCCGCCTCGGCGCCGCCCTGCGCGAGCGCCCCCGCGCCGAGTTCACCGTCTCCACCAAGGTCGGCCGCCTCCTCGAACCCGCCGACGGCACCGGCGACGACCTCGCCGAGGGAGGCTTCGCCGTCCCCGCCACCCACCGCCGCGTCTGGGACTTCAGCGCCGACGGCGTCCGCAGATCCCTCGAGGCCAGCCTGGACCGCCTCGGCCTCGACCACGTCGACATCGTCTACCTCCACGACCCCGACGACCACGCCGGACAAGCCTTCGACGAGGGCTACCCGGCACTGGAACGCCTCCGCTCCGAAGGCGTAGTCGGCGCGATCGGCGCCGGCATGAACCAGACGGCGATGCTCACCCGCTTCGTGCGCGACACGGACGTCGACGTCGTGCTGTGCGCCGGCCGCTACACCCTCCTCGACCGCGGCGCCCTCGACGACCTCCTCCCGGCGGCCGAGGAGCGCGGCGTGTCCGTCGTCATCGGCGGCGCCTTCAACTCCGGCCTCCTCGCCGACCCGAAGCCCGGCGCCACCTACAACTACACCGCCGCGCCACCGGAGTTGGTGCGACGGGCCCAGTACCTGAAGTCCCTCGCCGAGCGGCACGGCAGCACCCTGCGGGCCGCCGCCCTCGCGTTCTGCGCGGCGCACCCGGCCGTCGCGAGCGTCCTGGTGGGCGCCCGCTCCGCCGACCAAGTCCTCGACGGGGCCGAGCAGTTCGCGACCCCGGTGCCGGACGCCTTCTGGAAGGAGGCCGGGCTGTCGTGA
- a CDS encoding lipase maturation factor family protein — translation MDWFTSDAAWLGRLLFQRALAAVYLVAFLTAALQFRALLGERGLLPIPRFTARVPFRKAPSLFQLHYSDRYFGACAWAGCAVSAALLAGVDALVPLWAAMALWLVPWVLYLSIVNVGQTWYGFGWESLLLETGFLAVFLGNDDVGPPVVVLFLLRWLLLRVEFGAGLIKLRGDACWRKLTCLDFHHETQPMPGPLSWFFHRLPRPVHRLEAAANHVTQLVVPFLLFAPQPVATAAASLMILTQLWLVASGNFAWLNWLTIALALSVVEWPSGGRESPPTPLWYEVVVLAVAALLLLLSHRPVRNMLSRRQVMNRSFDPLHLVNSYGAFGSVGRVRYEVVVEGTLDETPEESGRWREYEFKGKPGELGRWPRQFAPYHLRLDWMMWFAGLSPSYAGAWFSAFVERLLEGDPVTLRLLRRVPFDEPPRFVRARLFRYRYTDWGELRESGECWRRTYVREFLPPTRLDRGR, via the coding sequence ATGGACTGGTTCACCTCCGACGCCGCCTGGCTGGGGCGTCTCCTCTTCCAGCGCGCGCTGGCCGCCGTGTACCTGGTCGCGTTCCTCACGGCGGCCCTCCAGTTCCGGGCGCTGCTGGGTGAGCGGGGGCTGCTGCCGATCCCCCGGTTCACCGCGCGCGTCCCGTTCCGCAAGGCGCCGAGCCTGTTCCAACTCCACTACTCGGACCGGTACTTCGGGGCGTGCGCCTGGGCGGGCTGCGCGGTGTCGGCCGCCCTGCTGGCCGGGGTGGACGCGCTGGTGCCGCTGTGGGCGGCGATGGCGCTGTGGCTGGTGCCGTGGGTGCTGTACCTGTCGATCGTGAACGTCGGGCAGACCTGGTACGGGTTCGGCTGGGAGTCGCTGCTCCTGGAGACCGGGTTCCTCGCGGTGTTCCTCGGCAACGACGACGTCGGCCCGCCCGTCGTGGTGCTGTTCCTGCTGCGCTGGCTGCTGCTGCGGGTCGAGTTCGGGGCGGGGCTGATCAAGCTGCGGGGCGACGCGTGCTGGCGGAAGCTGACGTGCCTGGACTTCCACCACGAGACCCAGCCGATGCCGGGCCCGTTGAGCTGGTTCTTCCACCGTCTGCCGCGCCCGGTGCACCGGTTGGAGGCGGCGGCCAACCACGTCACCCAACTCGTCGTGCCGTTCCTCCTGTTCGCCCCGCAGCCGGTGGCGACGGCGGCGGCCTCGCTGATGATCCTGACCCAGCTGTGGCTGGTGGCGTCGGGGAACTTCGCCTGGCTGAACTGGCTGACGATCGCACTCGCGCTGTCGGTGGTCGAGTGGCCGTCCGGTGGGCGGGAGTCGCCGCCCACGCCGCTCTGGTACGAGGTCGTGGTGCTGGCCGTCGCCGCCCTGCTGCTGCTCCTGAGCCACCGTCCGGTGCGCAACATGCTCTCGCGGCGCCAGGTCATGAACCGCTCGTTCGACCCGCTGCACCTGGTCAACTCCTACGGCGCGTTCGGGAGCGTCGGGCGGGTGCGGTACGAGGTGGTGGTCGAGGGGACGCTCGACGAGACGCCCGAGGAGTCGGGGCGGTGGCGGGAGTACGAGTTCAAGGGGAAGCCGGGTGAACTGGGGCGCTGGCCGCGCCAGTTCGCGCCCTACCATCTGCGGCTGGACTGGATGATGTGGTTCGCGGGGCTGTCTCCGTCGTACGCGGGGGCGTGGTTCTCGGCGTTCGTGGAGCGGCTGTTGGAGGGTGATCCGGTGACGTTGCGGTTGCTGCGCCGGGTGCCGTTCGATGAGCCGCCGCGTTTCGTCCGGGCCCGGTTGTTCCGCTACCGGTACACGGACTGGGGGGAGTTGAGGGAGAGCGGGGAGTGCTGGCGGCGGACGTACGTGCGGGAGTTCCTGCCGCCGACCCGGCTGGATCGGGGGCGGTGA
- a CDS encoding amidohydrolase family protein, producing MTVDAHHHVWDLTVRDQDWIPQQSPLRRDFTLTDLALEVAAHGVGRTVLVQTVPVADETPELLALADASALVAGVVGWTDLTHPGIAEELARLRELPGGAHLKGIRHQVQGETDPGWLRRPDVRRGLKAVADAGLVYDLLVLPHQLPSCTRAAAEHDDLVLVLDHLGKPAIASGAHDTWADDLRALAHHPNTIAKLSGLVTEAGPDWTTARLRPYVDVALEAFGPDRLMFGSDWPVCTEVASYGQVVETAGELIAAEDREQVFGATATRVYGL from the coding sequence GTGACCGTCGACGCCCACCACCACGTCTGGGACCTCACGGTCCGCGACCAGGACTGGATCCCCCAACAGAGCCCGCTCAGACGGGACTTCACCCTCACCGACCTGGCTCTGGAGGTCGCCGCGCACGGTGTCGGCCGCACGGTCCTCGTCCAGACCGTCCCCGTCGCCGACGAGACCCCCGAACTCCTCGCCCTCGCCGACGCGTCCGCCCTCGTCGCGGGCGTCGTCGGCTGGACCGACCTCACCCACCCCGGCATCGCCGAGGAACTGGCCCGGCTGCGTGAACTCCCGGGCGGCGCCCACCTGAAGGGCATCCGCCACCAGGTCCAGGGCGAGACCGACCCGGGATGGCTGCGACGGCCCGACGTACGCCGGGGACTGAAGGCGGTCGCGGACGCCGGGCTCGTCTACGACCTGCTCGTCCTCCCGCACCAACTCCCCTCCTGCACAAGGGCGGCCGCCGAACACGACGACCTGGTCCTCGTCCTCGACCACCTCGGCAAACCGGCCATCGCCTCCGGCGCCCACGACACCTGGGCCGACGACCTGCGCGCCCTCGCCCACCACCCCAACACCATCGCCAAGCTCTCCGGGCTGGTCACCGAGGCGGGCCCGGACTGGACGACCGCCCGCCTGCGGCCGTACGTGGACGTGGCCCTGGAGGCGTTCGGACCCGACCGGCTGATGTTCGGCTCCGACTGGCCGGTGTGCACGGAGGTGGCGAGCTACGGGCAAGTCGTCGAGACCGCCGGGGAGTTGATCGCGGCGGAGGACAGGGAACAGGTCTTCGGGGCGACGGCCACGCGCGTGTACGGCCTCTGA
- a CDS encoding universal stress protein, producing MTEQHERQPSQGFERGTDGPKVIVVGVDGSDSSLRAAAYAAGLARRQHALLAIVYVQPVLAAGAAVGAPVAETTEAIAEDLMAMVRSETERLKGIFDIRWEFHTFRGDPYTGLVAAADDLKADAVVVGASEQAGHRIVGSVAVRLVKAGRWPVTVVP from the coding sequence GTGACGGAACAGCATGAGCGGCAGCCCTCGCAGGGGTTCGAGCGGGGCACCGACGGACCCAAGGTCATCGTGGTCGGGGTCGACGGCTCCGACTCCTCCCTCCGCGCCGCCGCCTACGCGGCCGGGCTCGCCCGGCGCCAGCACGCGCTGCTGGCGATCGTGTACGTCCAGCCGGTGCTGGCGGCGGGGGCGGCGGTCGGGGCACCGGTCGCCGAGACGACCGAGGCGATCGCCGAGGACCTGATGGCGATGGTCCGCAGCGAGACGGAACGCCTCAAGGGGATATTCGACATCCGCTGGGAGTTCCACACGTTCCGCGGCGACCCCTACACCGGTCTCGTGGCCGCCGCCGACGACCTCAAGGCGGACGCGGTGGTCGTCGGCGCGTCGGAACAGGCGGGGCACCGGATCGTGGGGTCGGTGGCGGTCCGGCTGGTCAAGGCGGGGCGCTGGCCGGTGACGGTCGTCCCGTAG